One region of Chlorobiota bacterium genomic DNA includes:
- the ruvC gene encoding crossover junction endodeoxyribonuclease RuvC: MDILPQLTMRILGVDPGTLITGYGVIDHENGRLSLVDYGIIRMHASDTLPRRLEKIYTGLERVIESTAPDEFAIESAFYSKNVQSTLKLGHARGVAILAAVLRQIPTAEYAPLEIKQAVTGSGRATKEQVEYMVMAMLKMDRNEHLLDATDALATAICHSTRALRPQRGGRNWENFIAEHPEKVVVRKKK; the protein is encoded by the coding sequence GTGGATATATTGCCCCAACTCACCATGCGAATTCTTGGCGTTGATCCTGGAACACTCATCACCGGCTACGGCGTGATTGACCATGAGAATGGCCGGCTGAGCCTTGTGGACTACGGCATTATCCGAATGCATGCATCGGACACGCTTCCGCGAAGGTTGGAAAAAATCTACACCGGATTGGAGCGTGTGATCGAGTCCACCGCGCCGGATGAGTTCGCGATTGAGTCGGCATTCTATTCCAAAAATGTTCAATCCACCCTGAAACTGGGCCACGCCCGTGGGGTGGCAATCCTTGCGGCGGTGCTGCGCCAGATACCAACCGCGGAATACGCCCCGCTCGAAATCAAGCAAGCGGTGACCGGCAGCGGCCGTGCAACGAAGGAGCAAGTGGAGTACATGGTGATGGCGATGCTGAAGATGGACCGGAACGAGCACCTGCTGGATGCCACCGACGCGCTTGCCACAGCAATCTGCCACAGCACCCGCGCACTGCGCCCACAACGCGGCGGGCGCAACTGGGAAAACTTCATTGCGGAACACCCAGAAAAAGTGGTGGTAAGAAAAAAGAAGTAG
- a CDS encoding heavy metal sensor histidine kinase — translation MSLSLRGRLTLWFGLVMALSIGIFGTLIYTSISTELRTSLDLSLERMINSIVLMIRTQGEKDQKEKKSSAASIKERSNDTAKDALEFLRDGDSLRQDSLRRAATPKPLPPATAEAEKIVWTEIYEHIVLNPRNSLIQVMDTAGTIVFRSKNLGADSFHIEQDFLRLAVDTIPRYTTIYQAVLDTTSGPQPIRIAVARTRSAIIVVGYPRNEVQSILEQLFSTLLLLTPVMLVLSIVGGFFLAKTSLRPVDAITRTAKEITASNLSRRLPVPNTNDEIARLSDTLNDMISRLESSFERAKQFSADASHELRTPLTILTGEMELALRSRKTPAEYQDVISSALQEVLRLSRVVESLLLLSRADGGRLSLHGEPTNLTEMLADLADAASILGGQKDIYITFRANEDLTIEADRAKLYQMFLNLVDNAVKYTPEGGMISLTVHRDKNVAEVRVRDTGIGISGEHQKKIFDRFYRVDKARSREMGGVGLGLSIVQWTVQAHDGDIRVESEPGQGSTFVVRIPLLNPTPQNEDMAITPPRHRTLAQTFDVKRLLKKTKGSDEEKKGKEPAAEEPKPVTEPQEKAG, via the coding sequence TTGAGCCTTTCGCTGCGTGGCCGCCTTACGCTATGGTTCGGGCTGGTGATGGCCCTCTCGATCGGCATCTTCGGCACGCTGATCTACACCTCCATCTCCACCGAGCTTCGCACCAGCCTGGACCTTTCGCTGGAGCGGATGATCAACTCCATTGTGTTGATGATCCGGACCCAGGGGGAAAAGGACCAGAAGGAGAAGAAGAGCAGCGCCGCCAGCATAAAAGAACGCTCCAACGACACCGCAAAGGATGCCCTGGAGTTCCTTCGCGATGGCGACTCGCTTCGCCAAGATTCGCTGCGCCGCGCCGCCACCCCGAAGCCCCTGCCGCCAGCCACTGCCGAAGCCGAAAAAATTGTTTGGACGGAGATTTACGAGCATATCGTTCTGAACCCGCGCAACTCCCTTATCCAGGTGATGGATACCGCCGGGACGATCGTCTTCCGTTCCAAAAATCTTGGAGCCGATTCGTTCCACATCGAGCAAGATTTTTTGCGGCTGGCGGTGGATACGATTCCCCGGTACACCACCATCTACCAAGCGGTGCTGGACACCACCAGCGGCCCGCAGCCGATCCGCATTGCCGTTGCCCGAACCCGCTCGGCAATTATCGTTGTTGGCTATCCGCGCAACGAGGTCCAATCCATTTTGGAGCAATTGTTCAGCACGCTGCTGCTGCTTACGCCGGTGATGTTGGTGCTTTCCATTGTTGGCGGATTTTTCCTGGCCAAAACATCGCTTCGCCCGGTGGACGCAATCACCCGCACGGCAAAGGAGATCACCGCGTCGAACCTTTCGCGGCGGCTTCCGGTCCCGAACACGAACGATGAAATCGCGCGGCTGAGCGACACCCTGAACGACATGATCTCCCGCTTGGAAAGCTCCTTCGAGCGTGCCAAGCAGTTCAGCGCCGATGCCTCGCACGAGCTTCGCACGCCGCTGACGATCCTGACCGGCGAAATGGAGCTGGCCTTGCGCTCGCGGAAAACCCCGGCGGAGTACCAGGACGTGATCTCTAGTGCCTTGCAGGAAGTGCTGCGGTTGTCGCGCGTGGTGGAGTCGCTGCTGCTGCTGTCGCGGGCCGATGGCGGAAGATTGTCGCTCCATGGCGAGCCAACCAATCTTACCGAAATGCTTGCCGACCTTGCCGACGCAGCCAGCATCTTGGGGGGGCAAAAAGATATCTACATCACCTTCCGCGCCAACGAGGATTTGACGATCGAGGCGGACCGCGCAAAGCTCTACCAGATGTTCCTGAACCTGGTGGATAACGCCGTGAAATACACCCCCGAAGGGGGGATGATCTCCCTGACCGTTCACCGTGATAAAAACGTTGCCGAGGTCCGCGTCCGCGACACCGGAATTGGAATCAGCGGCGAGCATCAGAAAAAAATCTTCGACCGATTTTACCGCGTGGATAAAGCCCGCAGCCGCGAGATGGGTGGGGTTGGGCTGGGGCTCTCAATCGTGCAATGGACCGTCCAGGCCCACGATGGGGATATCCGTGTGGAGAGCGAGCCGGGGCAAGGAAGCACCTTCGTTGTGCGGATCCCACTGCTGAACCCAACGCCCCAAAACGAGGATATGGCGATCACGCCGCCGCGCCACCGCACGCTGGCGCAAACCTTCGACGTAAAACGCCTGCTGAAAAAAACGAAGGGGAGCGATGAGGAGAAGAAAGGGAAGGAACCCGCAGCCGAAGAGCCGAAGCCGGTAACGGAGCCGCAGGAGAAGGCCGGGTAA